In Malassezia vespertilionis chromosome 7, complete sequence, the following proteins share a genomic window:
- a CDS encoding phosphoinositide 5-phosphatase (EggNog:ENOG503NVRN; COG:U), whose product MHVWLAEASARQRTLLVSRYDPSASTGNDEIVLAFAVADGRCTLTMLRARDLEWSQHVRLTSQRSPLHGLLGLLNVQKDTFLVAVSSADRVGAVSEHQTVWRVHGVAFLCLNRAHTDAFDTPNLGTRSASEEACDAMQKYLTSGNFYFAERGAFDLTQRFQSKTEERTLRFDSMYAWNAYMMEPLLQYRTRLDATARAELDKASMFLLTIHGFVGTQPVSYGTGTATLAVISRLSARRAGTRFNARGIDDQGNAANFAETETVLVCGDLVYSYVQLRGSVPIYWEQQGLQALNARIQITRSDAAVQPAFNKHLEQLLEEFGHVFVLDLLGTRDAETQLSSAYVRFVDKLRVQHPELRYYNFDLHAIAKSAGGLDGARAELGRLNNVQKQQQVDMYTLLDLRKKRSVYQQFGVFRVNCFDCLDRTNVVQGCLSQTALRNFLVRCDARDPALEQLQQAPAQHDALWRAHGHLWAENGDALSQISTGTGSLNSGFTRGAKKSFAGLLSDAAKSASRMYMNNFQDRAKQQAIDTLVGGRADEAPVQLYDPFYEQVDVAMAARKHEYTSPKPMRMFLTTYNANARTPGSSLDAWLAPAQDAEFVCVVLQEIVPLSAQGMLSSATEPLQVWVSAVLDALNARVQDAFVVLRHELLFATAVLLFTRQSLLPDVRNIEASTRKTGFRGMTGNKGGVGVRLDVHEMSLCIIGTHLAAGATNVEERNSEFGAIESGLQFMRGKTALGHDHVFWAGDLNYRLDRLTSEQVRAMVGEMGAADSRALETLRSHDQLLHAQRAGLAFAGYKEGPLDFAPTYKYDLDTDVYDSSEKYRAPAWTDRILCKSAEGAGDVDILQYGRVEVRWSDHRPVYVLLGFDAPVVDAHRRAAIHREVLLTTETKFGNALPPPSNAAQQWWNSAHAIVPHRGAPGNPFTRTPALPQRPQPVAIFDAAPQEPASHIPPLANPQRAPAPIPPRLQSAPPLPSRPPL is encoded by the exons ATGCACGTCTGGCTGGCCGAGGCCAGTGCGCGACAGCGGACGCTCTTGGTATCGCGGTACGATCCCTCCGCGAGTACCGGGAATGATGAGATCGTGCTTGCGTTCGCGGTGGCGGATGGGCGGTGCACGCTCACcatgctgcgtgcgcgtgaTTTGGAATGGAGCCAGCACGTACGGCTCACGTCGCAACGTAGCCCGCTGCACGGTTTGCTAGGCCTGCTGAATGTGCAGAAAG ATACGTTTCTTGTCGCTGTATCGAGTGCGGACCGTGTCGGCGCGGTGTCCGAGCACCAAACGGtatggcgcgtgcatggAGTCGCGTTTCTGTGCCTGAACAGGGCCCACACCGACGCTTTCGATACCCCTAATCTCGGTACACGCAGTGCGTCTGAGGAAGCGTGTGATGCGATGCAAAAGTACCTGACGAGCGGCAATTTCTACTTTGcggagcgcggtgcgtttGATctcacgcagcgcttccagTCCAAAACAGAagagcgcacgctgcgctttgaCTCGATGTATGCGTGGAATGCGTACATGATGGAGCCCCTCTTGCAGTACCGCACAAGGCTCGACGCGACTGCgcgtgccgagctggacaaggcGTCCATGTTCTTGCTCACGATCCATGGATTTGTCGGCACGCAGCCCGTGTCCTacggcacaggcacggCGACGCTCGCAGTCATCAGCCGCCTgagtgcgcggcgcgctgggacGCGCTTCAATGCACGCGGCATCGACGACCAGGGCAACGCGGCCAACTTTGCCGAGACAGAGACGGTGCTTGTGTGTGGGGACCTTGTGTATAGTTATGTCCAACTGCGTGGCTCCGTGCCGATATATTGGGAGCAGCAGGGTCTCCAAGCGCTCAATGCACGCATCCAGATCACGCGTTccgacgctgcggtgcaGCCTGCATTCAACAAGCAcctggagcagctgctcgaggaaTTCGGCCACGTCTTTGTGCTCGATctgctcggcacgcgcgatgcggagACGCAGCTGAGCAGTGCGTATGTGCGTTTTGTGGACAAACTGCGCGTACAGCATCCCGAGCTGCGCTACTACAATTTTGATCTCCACGCAATCGCCAAGTCTGCCGGCGGcctcgacggcgcgcgcgcagagctTGGCAGACTGAACAATGTACagaagcagcagcaggtTGACATGTACACCTTGCTGGATCTGCGTAAAAAACGCAGCGTGTACCAGCAATTTGGTGTGTTTCGTGTTAACTGCTTCGACTGCCTTGACCGGACGAATGTGGTGCAGGGATGCCTTTcgcagacggcgctgcgcaacttTCTCGTGCGATGCGACGCACGCGACCCCGCactggagcagctgcagcaagcgccggcACAGCACGATGCCttgtggcgcgcgcatggccaCCTGTGGGCCGAAAATGGCGATGCACTCTCGCAGATCAGCACCGGGACAGGCTCCCTAAACTCTGGGTTCACGCGCGGGGCCAAGAAATCCTTTGCGGGGCTGCTCAGTGATGCGGCAAAAAGCGCAAGTCGTATGTACATGAACAACTTCCAGgaccgcgccaagcagcaggCCATCGATACGCTCGTGGGCGGCCGTGCAGACGAGGCGCCCGTCCAGCTGTACGACCCCTTTTACGAGCAGGTCGACGTGGCGATGGCCGCTCGGAAGCACGAATACACCTCGCCAAAACCCATGCGCATGTTTCTCACCACCTATaatgcaaatgcacgcacgcccgGCTCATCCCTCGACGCATGGCTTGCCCCTGCACAGGACGCAGAGTTTGTGTGTGTTGTGCTGCAGGAGATCGTGCCGCTCTCCGCACAAGGGATGCTCTCGTCGGCGACAGAGCCGCTGCAGGTGTGGGTgagcgcggtgctcgaCGCGTTGAATGCGCGTGTGCAAGACGCGTTTGTCGTGCTGCGGCACGAACTGCTCTTTGCCACGGCGGTGCTGCTCTTCACACGCCAGTCGCTTTTGCCGGATGTGCGCAATATCGAGGCATCGACCAGAAAAACCGGTTTCCGCGGCATGACAGGGAACAAAGGAGGCGTTGGCGTGCGGCTCGACGTGCACGAGATGAGCCTGTGCATTATCGGCACACACCTGGCCGCAGGCGCTACGAATGTAGAAGAGCGGAACAGCGAATTTGGTGCGATTGAGAGCGGCCTGCAGTTTATGCGCGGCAAGACCGCTCTTGGACACGACCATGTGTTCTGGGCGGGCGACTTGAACTATCGCCTGGACCGGCTCACGAGCGAGCAAGTGCGTGCGATGGTGGGCGAGATGGGAGCGGCGGACAGCCGTGCACTGGAGACTCTGCGCTCGCACGACCAGCTTCTtcatgcacagcgcgcaggACTCGCATTTGCAGGGTACAAAGAGGGGCCTCTCGACTTTGCACCGACGTACAAGTACGACTTGGATACGGACGTGTACGACTCCTCGGAAAAgtaccgcgcgccggcatGGACCGACCGTATCTTGTGCAAGAGCGCGGAGGGCGCCGGTGACGTTGATATACTGCAGTATGGCCGCGTCGAGGTGCGGTGGAGTGACCATCGGCCTGTGTATGTGCTGCTTGGTTTCGACGCCCCGGTcgtcgatgcgcatcgccgcgccgcaatcCATCGCGAAGTGCTGCTGACGACCGAGACGAAGTTTGGAAATGCGCTTCCGCCGCCGTCgaatgccgcgcagcagtgGTGGAATTCTGCACACGCGATCGTTCCgcatcgaggcgcgccgggAAATCCATTCACGCGCACGCCAGCGCTTCCGCAGCGCCCACAGCCTGTCGCTATAttcgacgcggcgccgcaagagCCCGCGAGTCACATACCCCCTCTCGCAAATCCCCAGAGAGCCCCAGCGCCCATTCCGCCCCGCCTCCAAAGCGCACCGCCATTGCCAAGCCGACCCCCACTTTAA
- a CDS encoding uncharacterized protein (EggNog:ENOG503Q546; COG:B) produces the protein MKSAMVRMVPQTPIASTECAPQPRMDPLAKVGSTVPPHVPLRAVTIEGLGRVAMHSALLNGRDSLGIPGPCPGQARRAEHSAHVSHSSPALPTIAWPDAPGSPWCRDAHTAATHAFARRRTIAQWLASADDADDADETYCAPGAYAPRDAACRFYHPMVAKLLRDKASTRTTQAPDEDQWIGPDGRRAPKAATRRATVRPRRRVASTAASLAASEIAPVMGCRCGFTDKYMGMVQCDQCARWLHLACVGVMHVEQLGADDWYCDDCYEQHATVRTASPGRHALCVPDTMGPTLSLAPSPHRSTLDSISARRAWPSYSEPLTSPLASTASSERAMRTPSPPAYMDMLTTPSRHVHPDARMRSTAAPCAAGMPSVGAPWLPTPPRYLTFTPHVAMPTPLFGALPTPHAVPVPPETPHDVFTAWPSSASGSSAHKRDDPWSHPESPTPVARGKRAGKRDAMAFSTPAHMSPVSLDESVRGVSSSSPYPVTPRGLPTRAEAEHGSPKRRAPPPMSSGVFRAHPVL, from the coding sequence ATGAAGAGCGCTATGGTGCGAATGGTACCGCAGACGCCCATCGCGAGCACGgagtgtgcgccgcagccacGCATGGATCCGCTGGCCAAGGTCGGCAGCACTGTGCCGCCgcatgtgccgctgcgcgccgtcacGATCGAGGGGCTTGGGCGTGTCGCGATGCACTCTGCGCTCTTAAACGGCCGCGACTCGCTTGGAATTCCTGGGCCGTGCcctggccaagcgcgccgcgccgagcacagCGCACACGTTTCTCACTCTTCCCCAGCGCTGCCGACGATCGCATGGCCCGACGCGCCGGGCAGCCCATGgtgccgcgatgcgcacacTGCAGCCACGCATGCATTTGCCCGCCGCCGCACCATTGCGCAGTGGCTCGCTAgcgccgacgatgccgacgatgccgaCGAGACATACTGTGCGCCCGGAgcgtatgcgccgcgcgacgctgcgtgccgaTTTTACCACCCCATGGTCGCCAAACTCCTGCGCGACAAGGCATCCACACGCACCACGCAAGCCCCCGACGAGGACCAGTGGATCGGCCCCGacggccgccgcgccccaaaagctgcgacgcgccgcgccaccgttcggccgcggcggcgcgttgcGAGCACAGCGGCATCGCTCGCGGCGAGCGAGATTGCGCCGGTTATGGGCTGCCGCTGCGGATTTACCGACAAGTACATGGGCATGGTCCAATGCGATCAATGTGCACGCTGGCTCCATCTCGCCTGTGTCGGCGTGATgcatgtcgagcagctcggcgcggaCGACTGGTACTGCGACGATTGCTACGAGCAGCACGCAaccgtgcgcacggccagTCCTGGGCGGCATGCATTGTGCGTGCCAGATACGATGGGCCCCACGCTCTCGCTCGCGCCGAGCCCACATCGCAGCACACTCGATAGCAtctctgcgcgccgcgcatggccgTCGTACTCGGAGCCACTCACGTCGCCGCTAGCATCGACGGCGTCGTCGGAGCGCGCTatgcgcacgccgtcgccgcCTGCGTACATGGATATGCTCACGACCCCTAGCAGACACGTCCACCCCGACGCACgaatgcgcagcaccgctgcgccatgcgccgctgggatGCCCAGTgttggcgcgccgtggctgccgacgccgccgcggtaCCTCACATTCACACCGCACGTCGCGATGCCCACGCCcttgtttggcgcgcttccCACGCCCCATGCTGTGCCCGTGCCGCCAGAAACGCCACACGATGTATTCACCGCCTGGCCGTCGTCTGCGTcgggcagcagcgcacacaaACGCGACGATCCATGGTCGCACCCCGAGTCTCCTACGCctgtcgcgcgcggaaaacGTGCGGGGAAGCGAGATGCGATGGCCTTCAGCACGCCGGCACACATGTCGCCCGTGTCGCTTGACGAGAGCGTACGTGGCGTGTCGTCCAGTAGTCCGTACCCAGTGACGCCGCGGGGGCTGCCGACACGAGCGGAAGCAGAGCACGGCTCGCCGAagcgacgtgcgccgccgcccatgtcGAGTGGCGTGTTTCGCGCGCATCCTGTACTATAG
- a CDS encoding uncharacterized protein (COG:S; EggNog:ENOG503NWT5) translates to MASRIAALKALYESKVPDASDTYMEQSLASFQHENATLSLDSSGSMEMHVPETDRATSLFSSVDESVSSTKDERSTSADAIVAESSATPRKPSMPQESATPTAKRTDTPTHTLPSDEGSFWDMEESLSASLRTGHFGQDPAAALDDDEEERPVDRSVSGEWGVQEMKRRTAAGISMKSTREKIDQLTAERDDLKIEVDFHRRNMSPDDVGAEVISLRQEKLGYVRRLQKLNELVKGQDQALKAVNKQVKGWEHKLQDYDALQEQLHALTSEIAALRAQEPSAALAELEARHRAERETWEEQLVGQTDLDRDTLVQDLRADLQDAEREIVFLRRGAASSPALDLQREVDEQHESIGALQDALAAERLLVAEKEGEVDRLNRLHEESQAALAMLQHQVRDELHETQRGAQRAQLDLAHVQEERDHLALALDRHVERRRELEELNARLNEKLVQVVTDLKEEEVAREQVDTDWSQRYDTSEARTQRTLHTKNDLIESLEQQLVQVRGEQQRQERELSEARRALQANTSHGRELDAERAEHAKEQRHAAQLAQELATFQAELARKDERCEDAEEENARLSSETAQLAKALQAETRTRLSAQERLEHTEKALEEARHDLTIVRARRDELDARKPATNEAQARAKLAERNALLSTVYDSLVKALNGTPSTLAVVRAPQNSPQRKRAEDDAGFSADARLVGTHFAQFHDRLKQQIRHLSTIQTGFTHRAKSLEREQLEQLTNLRREQEHRFGQMERVERSIKAAAEKQAQWRKRMLDNENELGTLQRANASLQSQLARLRDGASVQAPSDSPARWSVRLRELESRVREADERVKRERLGAKERAARDDARIRYLQALLNRLHTPPAP, encoded by the exons ATGGCGAGCCGTATTGCAGCGCTGAAAGCGCTGTATGAAAGCAAAGTGCCGGACGCGAGCGACACATACATGGAACAGAGTCTTGCGTCGTTTCAGCACGAGAACGCGACGCTGAGTCTTGATTCGTCCGGCTCGATGGAGATGCATGTTCCCGAAACAGATCGTGCCACGTCCCTGTTCTCGTCTGTTGATGAAAGCGTGTCATCCACAAAGGACGAGCGTAGCACAAGCGCCGATGCAATTGTCGCCGAGTCCAGCGCGACCCCACGCAAGCCAAGCATGCCGCAGGAGAGTGCGACACCCACGGCGAAACGCACAGACACACCGACGCACACGCTCCCCAGCGACGAAGGCTCGTTCTGGGACATGGAAGAGTCTCTctctgcatcgctgcgtaCAGGGCATTTTGGGCAGGAccctgcggcggcgctggacgacgacgaggaggagcgGCCGGTGGATCGCTCCGTCTCTGGCGAGTGGGGCGTCCAGGAGAtgaagcggcgcactgcagcCGGGATATCGATGAAATCCACACGGGAAAAGATTGACCAGCTtaccgccgagcgcgacgaccTGAAAATCGAGGTTGATTTCCACCGGCGCAACATGAGCCCCGACGATGTCGGCGCGGAAGTTATTTCGCTCCGCCAGGAGAAGCTGGGCtacgtgcgccgcttgcagaAACTCAACGAGCTTGTCAAAGGCCAGGACCAAGCCCTCAAAGCGGTGAACAAGCAGGTGAAAGGGTGGGAGCACAAGCTACAGGACTACGATGCGTTgcaggagcagctgcacgcccTGACGTCTGAaatcgccgcgctgcgcgcccaAGAGCCGAGTGCCGCacttgccgagctggaagcgcggcaccgtgcggagcgcgagaCATGggaggagcagctcgtcggGCAAACGGACCTGGACCGCGACACGCTCGTCCAAGACTTGCGCGCCGATTTGCAagacgccgagcgcgagattgtttttctgcggcgcggcgcggcgtccagTCCCGCGCTTGACCTCCAGCGCGAAGTCGATGAGCAGCACGAGTCGATCGGCGCGTTGCAAGATGCGCTGGCCGCCGAGCGGCTGCTTGTTGCCGAGAAAGAAGGCGAGGTCGATCGACTGAATCGGCTGCACGAGGAATCccaagctgcgcttgccatgTTGCAGCACCAGGTGCGtgacgagctgcacgagacacagcgcggcgcacagcgcgcacagctcgaccttgcgcacgtccaggaagagcgcgaccacttggcgctggcgctggatCGCCACGTGGAacggcgccgcgagctggagGAGCTGAATGCGCGCCTGAATGAAAAGCTCGTGCAGGTGGTGACGGACTTGAAAGAGGAGGaagttgcgcgcgagcaggtgGACACGGACTGGTCGCAGCGCTACGATACCTCCGAggcacgcacgcagcgcacactGCATACCAAAAACGATTTGATCGAgtcgctcgagcagcaaCTCGTCCAGGTGCGaggcgagcagcagcgccaggagcgcgagctgagcgaagcgcggcgagcactGCAGGCCAACACATCGCACGGGCGCGAGCTGgatgccgagcgtgcggagcACGCGAAAGAGCAAcgccacgctgcgcagctcgcgcaggagcTCGCGACCTTCCAagccgagcttgcgcgcaaagacgaGCGCTGTGAAGATGCCGAAGAGGAAAATGCGCGCCTTTCTTCCGAAACGGCccagctcgccaaggcgctccaAGCAGAGACGCGCACGCGATTAAGCGCACAGGAGCGCTTGGAGCACACCGAAAaagcgctcgaggaggCGCGGCACGACCTGACGATTGTCCGAGCccgccgcgacgagctcgatgcacgcaagcCTGCGACGAAcgaagcacaagcgcgcgccaagcttgccgagcgcaatgcactCCTCTCGACCGTGTACGACAGTCTTGTGAAAGCGCTGaacggcacgccgagcacacTGGCCGTggtacgtgcgccgcaaaactcaccgcagcgcaagcgcgccgaggacgaCGCGGGCTTTTCTGCCGATGCACGGCTTGTCGGCACCCACTTTGCGCAGTTCCACGACCGGCTCAAGCAGCAGATCCGGCACCTTTCCACGATCCAGACTGGCTTCACCCACCGCGCCAAgtcgctcgagcgcgagcagctcgagcagctcac CAACCTCCGGCGCGAGCAAGAGCACCGATTTGGCCAGATGGAGAGGGTCGAGCGCTCGATCAAGGCGGCTGCCGAGAAGCAGGCGCAgtggcgcaagcgcatgctcgacaaCGAGAACGAgcttggcacgctgcagcgtgcgaacgcatcgctgcagtcgcagctcgcacgcctgcgcgacggcgcaagTGTACAAGCACCGTCCGATTCGCCCGCGCGCTGGTCCGTGCGGCTCCGCGAGCTCGAGTCGCGCGTCCGCGAGGCGGACGAGCGCGtcaagcgcgagcgactCGGCGCCAAGGaacgcgctgcacgcgacgaCGCACGGATCCGCTACCTGCAGGCACTCCTAAACAggctgcacacgccgcctgcgccgtaG
- the MAS2 gene encoding mitochondrial processing peptidase (COG:O; MEROPS:MER0079232; EggNog:ENOG503NV1J): MPTPFGRSAHGALRATRMHTSFRSTSRTFTHSAPAPPNASNVQITTLPNKVRVASEATPGHFSSVGVYVDTGSRFERPWVPGESGVSHLMDRMAFKVHAMEQDIQSIGGNVMCSSSRETIMYQSSVFNQDVPTVLSIFAETIRHPLLSPNELAAQREAAAWEVSEIWNKPEMILPELVHAVAYKDNTLGNPLLVPMESLEVVTTENLRTFMDAWYRPDRIVAAGVGMPHEVLVEHTQRLFGDMPLPAPGSPGTDPIFAQLAGAHARYTGGELYIPKHDAEYTHMYVAFEGLSIHDDDIYALATLQMLLGGGGSFSAGGPGKGMYSRLYTNVLNQYHGVDHCAAFHHCYNDSGLFGISASVEPGFAQSIPYIIARELELCTSSKYRGGVSTQELERAKNQLKSSLVMALESRLVEVEDLGRQVQVHHRKVPVHEMCCRVDEVDMKTLHRVASRVLMTQKHATVVAQGNLDGMVDVRALLASRGMGTAG; the protein is encoded by the exons ATGCCGACGCCCTTTGGACGttccgcgcacggcgcactgcgcgcgacgcgcatgCATACTTCTTTCCGTAGCACGAGCCGTACATTCACGCACAGTGCTCCAGCACCGCCGAATGCATCCAATGTCCAGATCACCACACTGCCAAACAAGgtgcgcgtcgcttccGAAGCCACGCCGGGGCACTTTTCTTCGGTCGGTGTCTATGTGGACACTGGCTCGCGCTTCGAGCGGCCTTGGGTTCCGGGAGAGAGCGGTGTGAGTCATTTGATGGACCGCATGGCGTTCAAGGTAC ATGCCATGGAGCAGGATATCCAGTCGATTGGCGGGAACGTCATGTGCAGCTCATCGCGCGAGACGATCATGTACCAATCCTCCGTCTTTAACCAGGACGTGCCGACCGTGCTCTCGATCTTTGCCGAGACGATCCGCCACCCCCTCCTGTCCCCCAACGAGCTCGCAGCCCAGCGCGAAGCTGCTGCGTGGGAAGTCTCCGAGATCTGGAACAAGCCCGAGATGATCCTCCCTGAGCTGGTCCACGCTGTCGCGTACAAAGACAATACACTGGGCAACCCGCTCCTGGTCCCGATGGAGAGTTTGGAGGTGGTCACGACCGAGAATTTGCGCACGTTTATGGACGCGTGGTACCGCCCGGACCGCATTGTAGCAGCAGGCGTCGGTATGCCGCACGAGGTGCTTGTcgagcacacgcagcgcctgttTGGCGACATGCCGCTGCCCGCGCCTGGCTCGCCAGGCACCGATCCCATctttgcacagctcgctggcgcacatgcacgcTATACCGGAGGCGAGCTGTACATCCCGAAGCACGACGCTGAATATACACACATGTATGTCGCGTTTGAAGGCCTTTCCATCCACGACGATGATATCTACGCTCTCGCGACACTCCAAatgctgcttggcggcggtggcAGTTTCAGCGCGGGCGGGCCTGGGAAAGGCATGTACAGCCGCCTGTATACCAATGTGCTGAACCAATACCATGGCGTGGAccactgcgccgccttcCACCACTGCTACAACGACTCGGGCTTATTTGGCATCTCCGCGAGTGTCGAGCCTGGCTTTGCACAGAGCATCCCGTACATCATTGCtcgcgagctcgagctgTGCACCTCGAGCAAGtaccgcggcggcgtctcCACGCAGGAactcgagcgcgccaagaaCCAGCTGAAATCCAGCCTCGTGATGGCGCTCGAGTcgcggctcgtcgaggTGGAAGATCTGGGGCGCCAGGTGCAGGTGCACCACCGCAAAGTGCCGGTCCACGAGATGTGCTGCCGGGTCGATGAGGTGGACATGAAGAcgctgcaccgcgtcgCATCGCGTGTGCTCATGACACAGAAGCACGCGACGGTCGTGGCGCAGGGAAACTTGGACGGGATGGTCGATGTACGTGCATTGCTCGCGTCGCGAGGCATGGGCACGGCAGGGTAG
- a CDS encoding uncharacterized protein (EggNog:ENOG503Q579; COG:S), translated as MHAYEDATGEPSARVAVYRAPNSRAYGTYTCHVYAAAPPPENDDFEPTTAELTTAYANALSQRHGPNAPLMTSAMRAKRDAEVQQHKKKFDSVRIRVRFADRTQLEKVFPHSATILHVYELVDCALEAECGHDYVLFQSPPKRDYLRTDPALRTTTLGELGFAPGAVLGIRWPDASRNGAYDALLTTATDAPAPLLPHLLAKARDMPSAPSFSGAQIPSVRGSDEHTDTRVPSDKRKLPKVHTPHAHRSVRSSVLRAFTMAFSNFVYNVFAQRNSILYVFGIGDVDVGTILSGAFLFGIGFDTATQTWWDRHNYPKQWKDIRSKYIEDGNDDNDDE; from the exons ATGCACGCGTACGAGGACGCCACCGGCGAGCCGagtgcgcgcgtcgctgtataccgcgcgccaaacagCCGTGCGTATGGTACGTACACATGCCATGTTTatgcagccgcgccgccgcccgaaAACGACGACTTTGAGCCTACCACGGCCGAGCTGACGACTGCGTATGCAAACGCACTTTCCCAGCGGCACGGGCCGAACGCGCCGCTGATGACGAGTGCAATGCGTGCGaagcgcgatgccgaggtgcagcagcacaagaAAAAGTTTGACTCGGTGCGTATCcgcgtgcgctttgcggATCGGACACAGCTGGAGAAAGTGTTTCCGCACAGTGCTACGATACTCCACGTGTACGAGCTCGTGGACTGTGCATTGGAGGCAGAGTGTGGACACGACTATGTGCTATTCCAGTCGCCACCGAAGCGCGATTACCTGCGCACGGATCCCGCACTGCGTACCACGACACTCGGCGAGCTTGGATtcgcgccgggcgcggtgcttgggATCCGGTGGCCAGATGCTAGCCGGAATGGTGCGTACGATGCGCTACTGACAACTGCTACcgatgcgcctgcgccgctcctccCGCACCTGCTTGCCAAAGCACGCGACATGCCTTCCGCGCCCTCATTTTCCGGCGCACAAATACCATccgtgcgcggctcggACGAGCATACAGACACGCGCGTACCCAGTGACAAGCGCAAACTGCCCAAGGTACATACTCCGCACGCTCACCGCAGTG TACGCTCCTCCGTTTTGCGTGCGTTCACCATGGCCTTTTCCAATTTTGTGTACAACGTCTTTGCGCAACGTAACTCGATTTTGTATGTATTTGGGATTGGCGATGTGGA TGTCGGTACGATTCTCTCGGGTGCTTTCTTGTTCGGTATCGGGTTCGACACCGCTACACAGACTTGGTGGGACAGGCACAACTACCCC AAGCAATGGAAGGATATTCGCTCCAAG TATATTGAGGATGGCAACGACGATAATGACGATGAGTAG